From the Actinomycetes bacterium genome, the window GCCAGAATCTGGACGAGCTCGGCGGGCAGGTCGCCGTACCGCTCGAGGCGCGCCAAGCCGCCCTGCTCCTGCGCAAGGAGGAGGTCCGCTGCCTCGATGACGACCCCGACCCTGATCTGCGCCGACGGTCCCATGGCCAGCCCGAGCGGGTTCAGCGGGTCGACGTGGTCGGAGCCGCCGTCATGGCCGTCCACGCCCGGCTCCGGGGAAGCCAGCCAGGCGAGCAGCTCGGAGCCGGTCGGCTCGGAGCAGGCCGCGAGCCCGTCAACTCCCGACACCTGCTCGGCGAGCAGCCAGGCGCGGTCCTCCTCGCCGACCGGCAGCGTCTGACCGCAGCAGGCGCAGGCACTGTCCCCGTAGGGGGTGTGCGGGCAGCTCATCAGACCGAGACCGGCCAGCTCGAGCCGCGCGGACCTCGACCAGCGCAGGAGGATGCGTCCCTGCCAGACACCCAGCCGCTCCCTCGCGTGGCCCGCGGCGACGGCCGCTCGCTGGGCCGCCTTCGCCTCGGCCCTCAGGGTCGCCTCGATCTCCGCGGTCCACAGTGCGGGCGCCGTGAGCTGGAGGGCCCCCATGCCGTCACCGGCGTCCCAGGAGCGCAGCCCGGACTCCCGGCTCACGGCGGACAGGTGCCGGGCGAGGTGGTCCTCGCCGGCTTCGAGACGCGACACGCGTGTCAGCGTCTGCTTCAACCGGGTCACCGGCAGCGAGACGGCCTTGGGGAGGACCCGCGCCTCGACCGCTGCGCACTGCGGCGCACTCAGGCGACGGGTCGACTCAGAGACCAGCCCGGCCCGGTAGAGCGACAGCTTCCCCGACTGCACCAGCGCCCTCGTCCCCGGGAGCCGGTCGCGCAGGTCCGTCGCGAGCATCACGCGCTCGCGCGCGAAGGACTCCGAGCAGTTCAACGCCAGCCTCGCGTACTCGAGGCCGAGCCGGTCCGGCTCCGGGCTCCCCAGAACGGGGGCCTGTTCGGCCGCCTCTGCCGCTGTCCCTGCCTCCCCCGCCGGCTCGGCGTCTGAGGCCGACCCCGCCGCCCAACCGACCCCGTGGCCGGACTCCGAGCCAGCGGCGTCGCGAGGGGCCGCGAGGGCGGCGATCCCGGCCATCGACAGCGACCCGAGCCACGCGAGGTTGGCTTCGACCTGCTCGACATAGGTGGCGCGCTCCCGCGCCCCGAGCAGCTCCGGGTCGAGCGACGCGAGCTCATGCACCGCACGCGGGCCTGGGGCGAGCCGCCCCGAGAGCACGCCGCCACAGGCCGGGTCGGCGGGGTCGTAGGTCGCGATCCCGGCGGGACAGGGCACCTCGTAGGGGTCCGGCAGCGTCGCGTCGAGCATCGCCGCGAACTCGGCGTCGACATCGGCCTCGCCGAGAAGAACGGCGAGCACGCTTTCGAACATGCGTTCGATAGTATTGAATACGCCGAGGAACCGCAAGGGGTTGTGCACACCAATACCCGGTCGCGGCCAAGGTCTCGCGGGCTCGGTGTTACCAAGCGAGCGGGGGACGCGTGAGCCGCAGCCAAGGGTCGCTATCCGGGGCCAGAACATCGCGAATGTGTGCAACGTGTCGGCAACGCTCCCATTGAGACGTGGCCGAGTCCCCCGGCGGATACCGAGAGCCGGCGAGAACCACGCCGGCCCACCACGCCCCTCGCCCAGCATCACAGGCGGCTCACTGAAACCCCGCGCACACCAAGATCACGAAAGATCGAGGTTGGGTGACGGACACAGCATGGCGGCTCGGGGATCTCGCGACTACTGCCTTGAGCGTGTGGGCACCGTGAGACGCTGGTGCCGTGTCCAAGAACCTGCCCTGGCTCGGGGGGATCTACGTTGCGGGTGTCGCCATCTTGGGTCTCACAAGCGCCTTGGTCCCGTCCGCCACTGACGCCTGGGTGATCGCCTGGATGGCGACGATGCCGCTAGCCATCGTGGCGTACCCCCTTGCCGCTGCCACGGCCGTCCTGCTGCCTGGGCCGATCGGTTACGTGGCTGTGTTCCTGAGCTTCCCGGCAACGGCCTACGTGCAGTTCCAGATCGCAAGAGCCCTCTGCATTGCGGCCCGCACCGCCTATCGGGACTGTCAGTTGCGCCGAGCGAGGGTGGCCTAGAGGCGGAGAACCATCCCCGCCTCGTCGAATCCGACGGCGCGCGAAGCGCATGATCAGCAAGGGGAGTGCGCGACCACTAGGTTGTCTGCATGGCCAAGGGGGACTCAATGATCGTGATCCACCGCGCCGACAACGATAAGCCCTGGCCAACACTCGTCCTGACCCCCGGCGAGCCCGTAGGAAAGCCGACGCGGGGCATCGTGAGTTGGGAGGACCTTCGCGCCCTGGCCACTGAGCACGACGTGTCACCGAAGATGATCCATCTCACCAGGGCGGCCGCGGAGCAGATCCGCGCGGCGTACGGCCCCGCTCCTTGGTAGCCCCCGCACACCAACCCCCCTCGTCGTCGTGCTGCAGGCAGTCGCTTTCGACCTTCGGTGCGGTCAGACGATCTCCTCTGCCATCCGCTCGGCAGTCGGCCGGACTCGGGTTCGTAGGGGTTGCCAGTCTTCTTCGACCTCGTCGAGGTAGACCGACCTCGCGTGCGCCAGGACGGCCCGCTCGCCCGGCGACAAGCGCGGCAACGCCCACGCGGCGGCCGCGTCCTTGGACTCCAGCTGTCCGGTGTCAACGCTCTCCCAGGCCCGCGCGAGGGTGAGCAGGACGTTCGTCGTGTCCGAGTCCAGGTCAGCGAGCAGCTGCGGGACACCGGCCTGGCTGGCAGCAGCCACGTCCGAGGCCGGGACCGGTTCGAGCACGCGGCTCGTTGGTGGCCCGAAGATCACCTGTCCATGGGTGAGCACGTCCGCCAG encodes:
- a CDS encoding DUF222 domain-containing protein codes for the protein MFESVLAVLLGEADVDAEFAAMLDATLPDPYEVPCPAGIATYDPADPACGGVLSGRLAPGPRAVHELASLDPELLGARERATYVEQVEANLAWLGSLSMAGIAALAAPRDAAGSESGHGVGWAAGSASDAEPAGEAGTAAEAAEQAPVLGSPEPDRLGLEYARLALNCSESFARERVMLATDLRDRLPGTRALVQSGKLSLYRAGLVSESTRRLSAPQCAAVEARVLPKAVSLPVTRLKQTLTRVSRLEAGEDHLARHLSAVSRESGLRSWDAGDGMGALQLTAPALWTAEIEATLRAEAKAAQRAAVAAGHARERLGVWQGRILLRWSRSARLELAGLGLMSCPHTPYGDSACACCGQTLPVGEEDRAWLLAEQVSGVDGLAACSEPTGSELLAWLASPEPGVDGHDGGSDHVDPLNPLGLAMGPSAQIRVGVVIEAADLLLAQEQGGLARLERYGDLPAELVQILADDAEWRRFILEDADGHLLDFGRTRYAPTGKLRDYLLGGGQDCRCPGCAAKPVETDHAKDWALGGPTSAANLNGLCWSSHQLKTVYGFGITKHPDGTVTWTTPAGNTYTKPPDDLRITSYGRPLKTGPPHAPDG